A single Sorghum bicolor cultivar BTx623 unplaced genomic scaffold, Sorghum_bicolor_NCBIv3 super_1023, whole genome shotgun sequence DNA region contains:
- the LOC8155732 gene encoding hydroxycinnamoyltransferase 4, with amino-acid sequence MKSAMDFEVQVIESSFVTPSEPAPRKVLWLSSLDLSLANQGHTPTIYLYSSSNNAAAADPFFDVARLKEAMARALVAFYPLAGRLGVNDADGRMEISCNGEGALFIVAQADDFTANDVKKFKPSPELRRLFVPLIEPLSIILAVQVTFLKCGGVVLGTALHHAVVDALSAFHFFQTWSTFSKHGDCATVELPCHDRDLLRARSPPTIHPDALLTFYPKHTFFDLSGPLAIEVFTISRDQVAFLKHLCGGGTSTFCAVSALVWQCTCVARRLSPDSEARLTFPANLRQRMRPPLPSCYIGNAMFYLGITSVVRDIATEVLGSVAGRIRGVIDQMDDELVHSAIDYFEMAEMDNRPPRGTLPQTVLHITSWLGLPQYDADFGWGKPELMSRAQSHCGGFVNLMNDDDGAGSGGVRLLMCMEAVNIKEIERLLYAKLALAACS; translated from the exons ATGAAATCAGCGATGGATTTCGAGGTGCAGGTGATAGAGTCGTCGTTTGTAACGCCCAGCGAGCCGGCACCGAGAAAGGTGCTCTGGCTGTCCTCCTTGGACCTCTCGCTGGCCAACCAAGGCCACACTCCGACGATCTATCTGTATAGCAGCTCCAACAATGCTGCTGCGGCTGATCCTTTCTTCGACGTGGCTAGGCTCAAGGAGGCTATGGCCAGAGCCTTGGTGGCCTTCTACCCCCTCGCCGGCCGCCTCGGCGTCAACGATGCTGACGGCAGGATGGAGATCAGCTGTAATGGCGAAGGTGCACTCTTTATTGTCGCTCAAGCTGATGATTTCACTGCCAATGACGTAAAGAAATTCAAGCCGTCGCCAGAGCTTAGGAGgctgtttgttccactcattgaGCCATTGTCGATCATTTTGGCCGTACAG GTGACTTTCTTGAAGTGTGGTGGGGTGGTGTTAGGGACAGCTCTCCACCATGCCGTCGTCGACGCCTTAAGCGCGTTTCACTTCTTCCAGACATGGTCGACCTTCTCCAAGCATGGTGACTGCGCTACTGTGGAGCTCCCATGCCATGATCGTGACCTACTCCGTGCACGGTCTCCGCCCACAATCCACCCCGATGCACTCTTGACGTTCTACCCTAAGCACACCTTCTTCGACCTGTCAGGACCTCTTGCCATTGAAGTCTTCACTATTTCCAGGGACCAGGTCGCCTTCTTAAAGCACCTTTGCGGTGGTGGCACGAGCACCTTCTGTGCCGTGAGCGCTCTCGTGTGGCAGTGCACATGCGTTGCACGTCGGCTCTCACCCGATTCTGAAGCACGCCTCACATTCCCAGCCAACCTCCGGCAAAGGATGAGGCCGCCCCTCCCGAGCTGCTACATCGGCAATGCGATGTTTTATCTAGGCATCACCAGTGTAGTGCGAGATATTGCCACGGAGGTGTTGGGATCCGTCGCTGGTCGCATCAGAGGCGTCATCGACCAGATGGATGACGAGCTAGTGCACTCCGCTATCGATTACTTTGAGATGGCTGAGATGGACAACCGGCCTCCAAGGGGCACCTTGCCGCAGACGGTCCTGCATATCACCAGCTGGTTGGGCCTGCCACAATATGATGCGGATTTTGGGTGGGGGAAGCCAGAGTTGATGTCACGAGCACAGAGCCACTGTGGGGGGTTTGTGAACTTGATGAATGATGACGATGGTGCTGGCAGCGGTGGCGTCCGTTTGCTCATGTGCATGGAGGCTGTAAATATAAAGGAGATAGAGCGACTGCTTTATGCAAAGCTAGCTCTagcagcttgctcctag